In Salmo salar chromosome ssa03, Ssal_v3.1, whole genome shotgun sequence, a single genomic region encodes these proteins:
- the LOC106599429 gene encoding testicular spindle-associated protein SHCBP1L, producing MATCAPDPLFPLEDFHDETAQKASKEHFKKPVSSEMAHEKAQSHTSTIPNSEVPSYDDGSPSDSPQIVRNKVPMRRKLLAPNPDSEEPFDAKEAQVLPEIFISNKTYTYDERVALFCDHIIGQCSAEDADEAISFYIIEKLASKRSWTAVWKTSPEVLLVNCDIGDLPFVGVLVDVNCTPCEGKSLPLRVSVSVAEPYSSNIANLPRELVEDVLREHDYSVPILDVYPIQGMGADVDNIAEYLEHARFFYDFLWRDWDDEEECDEYAGLIEKRIQLYFDIQDGTIPGPISERYRKTLEEYRSKRLDLTKFQTKIRGEALPGEAVECWKKYYEMSMLCGLLKFWEDLRLRSHGPFYPRIYKRRKGQRTSGRIVTHIVAQIMTTDMIKNFSADTLIQQHDSLSAALDSCFSGDTVVVFPGEYHAVALASLTDDISIKGEGERKEVLFYSDPSYDNFVASKASKVMLMNLTLVQHGTCDGIVVVESGQLTLDNCVLKCQGTGVCVLTGASLVMKNCEISGAKGAGVELYPGSVAELHRNEIHHCSNQLAKDSKGSQGGINLKVLPQPQLKLTDNHIHDNHGYGVTILVPDNLYKASEDLEQTASGDKNETDYLSKALQKLSLEITTNKLESNTKGDIGLLRKMWVNS from the exons ATGGCAACTTGTGCCCCTGATCCTTTGTTTCCTCTGGAAGATTTTCATGATGAAACAGCACAGAAAGCAAGCAAGGAACATTTTAAAAAACCTGTCTCAAGTGAGATGGCCCATGAAAAGGCCCAGTCTCATACCAGTACTATTCCGAACAGTGAGGTGCCAAGCTATGATGATGGTTCACCTTCTGACTCTCCTCAAATCGTAAGGAATAAAGTCCCTATGAGAAGGAAACTTCTGGCGCCAAATCCTGACAGCGAAGAGCCATTTGATGCTAAAGAGGCCCAAGTCTTGCCAGAAATTTTCATCTCCAACAAGACATACACCTACGATGAACGTGTTGCTCTGTTTTGCGATCATATTATTGGCCAGTGTTCT GCAGAAGACGCAGATGAAGCTATAAGTTTCTACATAATAGAAAAACTTGCCAGCAAACGCTCTTGGACTGCAGTGTGGAAAACTTCCCCAGAAGTCCTGTTGGTAAACTGCGATATTGGGGACCTGCCATTCGTGGGTGTGCTTGTCGAC GTCAACTGTACACCATGCGAAGGAAAAAGCCTCCCTCTTCGAGTGTCCGTTTCTGTGGCAGAACCATATTCCTCAAACATTGCCAACTTACCAAGAGAGTTGGTTGAAGATGTGTTGAGGGAACATGACTACTCTGTGCCAATCTTGGATGTCTACCCCATACAAGGGATGGGAGCTGATGTAGACAACATTGCAGAGTATCTGGAACATGCAAG GTTTTTCTACGATTTTCTCTGGAGGGACTGGGATGATGAGGAGGAATGTGACGAGTATGCAGGACTCATTGAGAAACGCATACAGCT TTATTTTGACATTCAGGATGGAACCATTCCTGGTCCAATCAGCGAGCGATACCGCAAGACCCTGGAGGAGTACCGAAGCAAACGACTGGACTTGACAAAGTTCCAGACCAAAATCCGTGGGGAGGCCTTACCAGGGGAGGCTGTGGAGTGCTGGAAAAAGTACTACGAAATGTCAATGCTCTGTGGGCTCCTGAAGTTCTGGGAAGACCTGCGACTCAG GAGCCATGGACCCTTCTATCCAAGGATCTACAAACGCAGAAAGGGACAGAGAACATCTGGAAGGATTGTGACACACATTGTTGCCCAGATAATGACAACAGACATG ATCAAGAACTTCTCGGCGGACACTCTGATCCAGCAGCATGACAGTCTGTCAGCCGCTCTGGACTCCTGCTTCTCTGGGGACACGGTTGTGGTCTTCCCAGGAGAGTACCACGCAGTTGCACTGGCATCCCTCACAGACGACATCAGCATTAAGG GAGAAGGAGAAAGGAAAGAGGTGCTGTTCTACTCTGACCCATCTTATGACAACTTTGTGGCATCCAAAGCCTCCAAGGTGATGCTCATGAACCTGACATTGGTGCAGCATGGAACCTGTGATGGCATTGTTGTGGTGGAGTCGGGACAGTTGACCCTGGACAACTGCGTGTTGAAGTGTCAAGGCACAGGAGTGTGTGTCCTGACTGGAGCCTCTCTGGTCATGAAGAACTGTGAGATCTCTGGTGCAAAG GGTGCAGGGGTGGAGTTGTACCCTGGCAGCGTTGCAGAGCTGCATCGGAATGAAATCCATCACTGCAGCAACCAGCTGGCGAAAGACTCAAAAGGTTCACAGGGTGGAATCAATCTCAAG GTTCTCCCTCAGCCCCAGCTGAAGCTGACAGACAATCACATTCATGATAACCACGGGTATGGCGTGACCATTCTTGTTCCTGACAATCTGTATAAAGCGAGTGAGGACCTGGAGCAGACAGCCAGTGGGGACAAGAACGAGACAGATTATCTTTCCAAGGCCCTGCAGAAACTCAGTTTGGAGATCACCACAAACAAACTGGAGTCAAACACCAAGGGTGATATAGGCTTGCTGCGCAAAATGTGGGTGAATTCCTGA